The genomic DNA CGACGTAAGCTGCCGCCCCCGAAGATATACCCACCACTAGCCCCTCTGTCTTGGCGAGCGTGCGCGTGGTGGCAATCGCGTCTTCGGTGCGAACGGCAACAATCTCATCGATCACCGCTCTATTAAGAATATCTGGCACAAATCCGGCACCAATGCCCTGAATTTTATGGGGACCAGGCTTCCCCCCTGAAAGTACTGGTGAATCTAAGGGCTCTACGGCGATCATTTGCACACTCGGCTTACGTGCCTTCAAGACTTCTCCTACGCCGGTAACAGTTCCACCAGTACCCACACCACAGACAACGATGTCTACAGCCCCGTCCGTATCCTGCCAGATCTCCTCAGCCGTAGTCGCCCTGTGGATAGCGGGATTAGCTAGGTTTTTGAACTGCTGCGGCATGTAGGCATGGGGAGTAGCTGCCAGTAGCTCTTCGGCCTTACGTATGGCTCCCGTCATACCCAAAGCTCCAGGTGTGAGCACAAGCTCTGCACCGAGGGCCTGCAGCAGATTTCGTCTCTCCACGCTCATAGTATCTGGCATGGTGAGAATAAGGCGATACCCCTTGGCGGCCGCCACAAAGGCCAGAGCAATCCCCGTGTTGCCACTTGTAGGCTCGATGAGTATCGTTTCTGGTGTAATGAGACCCGCGCGCTCTCCAGCTTCAATCATGGCAAAACCAATTCTATCTTTCACGCTGCCGCCGGGATTAAAGTACTCGAGCTTAGCCACTAACTTGGCCTTAAGTCCCAGGCTAGCGCTGTACTGGCAGAGCTCTAGCATAGGAGTCTTACCTATCAACTCCGTCAGGTTTCGTGCAATCTTAGCCATCAAATTACCTCCTCTTATATACAACTACTCCGCTCGGCTTAGTTGGTATACTTCAGGATACATCTCCAGAGCATGACTGTCAAGTTGCCGCAGCCTGCAGTGTTCTAGCTATGCGGCACTTGCCAATCTACTGGCTTCTGTCCGCTAGCCAGTAGAAAATCATTGGCCTGCGAAAAGTGGCGACACCCAAAGAAACCCCGATAGGCCGCCAAGGGGCTAGGGTGCGCCGCCGTCAGGACTAGATGGCGGGGGTCAGTAATAAGACGACCTTTGGCTTTAGCGTGGTTTCCCCACAGCAAAAAGACCACAGGCGACGGCTTGTCGTTAAGCAATTGCATGACTCGATCCGTAAAGGTCTCCCAACCGTGCCCCTGATGTGAGCCCGGACGATGAGCCCTCACGGTAAGTGTTGTATTTAACAAAAGCACGCCCTGTCGCGCCCAAGGCACGAGACAGCCATGGTCCGGAGTCACAACTCCCACATCAGCTGCTAACTCCTTGTATATATTTTGCAGCGTGGGTGGCGCAGCAACACCTACCGGCACAGAAAAAGCGAGCCCATGAGCCTGCCCTAGACGATGATAGGGATCCTGCCCCAAAATGACCACCTTTACGCCTGAGAAGCTAGTTAGCCTAAGTGCGGCGAAAGTCTCTGCCTCACAGGGGAAGATGGTCTCGC from Bacillota bacterium includes the following:
- the cysK gene encoding cysteine synthase A, translating into MAKIARNLTELIGKTPMLELCQYSASLGLKAKLVAKLEYFNPGGSVKDRIGFAMIEAGERAGLITPETILIEPTSGNTGIALAFVAAAKGYRLILTMPDTMSVERRNLLQALGAELVLTPGALGMTGAIRKAEELLAATPHAYMPQQFKNLANPAIHRATTAEEIWQDTDGAVDIVVCGVGTGGTVTGVGEVLKARKPSVQMIAVEPLDSPVLSGGKPGPHKIQGIGAGFVPDILNRAVIDEIVAVRTEDAIATTRTLAKTEGLVVGISSGAAAYVATAIARRAGNEGKTIVVILPDTGERYLSTPLFGSL
- the ung gene encoding uracil-DNA glycosylase, producing MDVFGNDWDDVLRAEFYKGYYLKLQNFLEREYKSETIFPCEAETFAALRLTSFSGVKVVILGQDPYHRLGQAHGLAFSVPVGVAAPPTLQNIYKELAADVGVVTPDHGCLVPWARQGVLLLNTTLTVRAHRPGSHQGHGWETFTDRVMQLLNDKPSPVVFLLWGNHAKAKGRLITDPRHLVLTAAHPSPLAAYRGFFGCRHFSQANDFLLASGQKPVDWQVPHS